The segment TTGAATAtggtattaataatgatttaatattatccGGTAGTAAATTATCACCATGGTGTACATCAACAATACCAATAgcatatacatatgtacaaaaaaaatattggaatgTTGggctatttaattattatgaaattaaacaattaccaaatttttttttagcaataccaataatatatatcatgtTAAAATGCACATTTGATTAttgtttagaaaataaaaaaaatttatttatgcttaaattttatcatcataatatcaataatatcaatagcAATAATCGTAGAAAtacaagatttaaaaaatacacaaatgaCATGTTACCATTTGTGATAcatggtttatttttaacaatattttgtatattatttgttcATATACAAGTTAGTACTAGGCTATTATCATCAGCATCACCAATATTATATTGGTACTGTGCAATatcaatgtcaaaaaaatttactgatgattatgatgaacgacaaaatatacattcaaaatggaaagttttttttatgacacaAAAACGTTATACTAAatcagataaattaatattaatttattttattggctATACAATATTTGGTACATTTatgttttcaaattttttacccTGGActtgatggatttttttttttttttcttcaatagtttatgtacaaataaatgataaataataaaaattttattgtttatattaatgattattttgttgaatgtaattttttgtgttttaatatttcaattggtgttaaatacataatttttttacaatcaataCAATTATATTCTTGgctatttggtttttttataattttggtttgttttttttcaatttttttatcataattattacataattttttgtgttgtaatttttgtatacTTGACATGATTGATTCGATATGACAATCTGGACATTTCCATGGTGTACTCATCATTTCTCCATGAATTTTATCACTCCAATCATTTTCCATTAGACAATTGtatgttatattatttgttaaataaataccacCTTTTGTTTGATTGACAATTGATGTAAAATCATCATGAAATGGATTTGGATTTATTGGCTCATCATTGTAACCACGACCAACGTacattgtttttaaatcagcAGAAAGAAgtctttttattgtatatggTACACTTGTATGCATAAATTCAACTAAATCATGACTCAATTCATCTTCAATGtcactaatattattatcaatatcatgatttttattaatatctaaTTGTTTTGATTCTTCAAgttgttttgttaataaataattccatttttcacgtatttttgttgctttaaatagtaaattttgtCCACTATCTGGAATTGGAAAAGCTAACTGTAGCCAAGAATCACATATAATCATGGTAAATGTTGAATTAGTATCAATTtcttgtgaaaataaaaataatgtttgtgCTGCTGGCATTCTAAGTGTATTAACAAGATATGGTTTTGTCGTTTCAAGAAGTGATAAATATGCTAGCAACTGATGTTTACAACTTATtggaatttttgttttataaccaggtatatcaacaatatcagATTCTTCAAGTTTTAATACATCTGTATGATTACCAAAAAAACTCATTGGATGTAATGCAACATATGGCTTTGAACGtgtatgaaaatattgttcaCTTGCTGTTTTactataattaaattcatcagaTATTGCAAATTGTGGATAAAGACCACtacataatattaattttaacattgttaAATCTTTATAACTACATGCAGTActtgcatttaataaatttttaacttgtgATGAATCATTTCTCATACGAAATTCAATAtctttaatatcaatttcattattttttccatcatcatcatcatcatcagcattatttgaatgtaaattaaattcatcaatttttaatttttttttaattcttggtgctgtttgtttatattgtctttttaatgattttaataattttaattcaccaTATCTAAGTGTACGTTCAGTTGAtgtcattgttttatttgtttcattaatatttattaataaattacaatctTTAAGTAAATCTTTAAATTGTGTACGTAACTTTGTCATTTCATAAAATCTTTGTTCTTCAAGACCTCGTCTTTTACAccattttttacttgaattatttgatgatgtacCACGTGATGATTCATGtgaattatctttttttatttcaagccATTCTTTGTATGCATTTAATAGTGTTATTGGATCACCATGATCTGATTCTAATTGTTTTCTTGATGTTTCACATTCTTTATCTTTAAATGAACGATTTGTAAATGGATTTTGTATACTTAATGCAGCAGCAAGTGATAATACTGGTTCAACTTGATGAAATATTGATcccattattaacattttaccAATTGTAATATCAACtggtaattttgataatgtttttccaatacatgttaatttttcattatcagttAATGCTTCATGttcttttaatgataaaattgaattttcaatactttgtGATGGTGGTGGTTCAATAAATGGAAATTTACGTGCATCTGGAAGACCCATTGAcatcattgataataataatgaatcaagTGGTACACGTTGAATTTCTGgagttgaatatttatcaagtcCATCATATTCTTCTTCAGTATATATTCTATAACATACACCTGGACCAGTACGTCCAGCTCTACCTTTTCTTTGTTCAGCACTTGCTTTACTTATccaaaattcttttaatttttgcattttacATGTTGGATCATAACTCATTTCTTTAACCTTTCCACTATCAGCAACAAAACGTATACCATCAATTGTTATTGATGTTTCAGCAATATTTGTTGATACAATACATTTTCTAACACCATCTGGAGGATAATCAAATGCTTTATCTTGTTCAGCAATTGATAATGTACTATGAAGTGGTAATAttatccaattattttttttttttgcatattcaTTTGCAGCATCAACAACTGCTGTAATTTCACTCATAccacttaaaaatattaataaatcacctttttcatcattattatatttttgatcaattaaatttaatatttgtacaTATGGACTTGGATTAAatctatcatttttatattttaaatcatcaattgttaTTGGTTTATAAAGAAGTTGAATTGGAAATAAACGTCCAGgtacttgaataattttagcttcttcttttgaaaaatattgactgaataaatttatatttattgttgcaGACATTAAGACAAGTTTAAGATCATCACGTTGATGAATAAGACACTTCATAATACCCAATAAAAAATCACCATATAAATGTCTTTCATGTACTTCATCAAGTACAATAACATCATATTGTGATAATCCATTTTCATCAGAAACTTGTCTCAATAATAAACCCTCagtaataaatgttatttttgtattttgatttttttgcttttcaaAACGTATTTGATATCCaacttgattaatattttcagtAAGTGTTTCATATGCAACACGTTTTGCTAATGATATACATGCTATTCTTCTTGGTTGTGTACAtgctattttattataacCAGCTGTATAAAGATATTGTGGTACTTGAGTTGATTTACCACAACCAGTATCACCAGCAATTATAACAACACGTTCTTCTTTAAcagcttttattatttcatctttatgtttagcaactggtaaatttaattgactaTCTctgagtttttttaattttataaatttttctttttgtttaaaatcaagataaagaattattatatttttaaattcatttaaacgtTTTTCTGttaatgattttgttgatggtACTCGTGCAAATAATTCaccaaattttatatttaatttaaaatttattgaatgacttttgtgataatttattggcacaccaattgaatttaattcttGTGATGGTGTTGATGTGTCTTTTGACTTTCCTAATTGAACagcttcatattttttaacaaaagcCCAAAAATCTTGAGGATCCTGAACGAgatttgtatttgttgaaaataccTTATTCAACTCGTAGGTATATTTACTGAAGCGAAATtgatcatcaacatcatcatcaggtTGTTTTT is part of the Aphidius gifuensis isolate YNYX2018 linkage group LG1, ASM1490517v1, whole genome shotgun sequence genome and harbors:
- the LOC122860300 gene encoding probable ATP-dependent RNA helicase DHX34 yields the protein MKSQKRDRKHKHHDRKKSHSTDDNNYSSKKHHHDYYDDQVPSGSKDYQDYHSKKQPDDDVDDQFRFSKYTYELNKVFSTNTNLVQDPQDFWAFVKKYEAVQLGKSKDTSTPSQELNSIGVPINYHKSHSINFKLNIKFGELFARVPSTKSLTEKRLNEFKNIIILYLDFKQKEKFIKLKKLRDSQLNLPVAKHKDEIIKAVKEERVVIIAGDTGCGKSTQVPQYLYTAGYNKIACTQPRRIACISLAKRVAYETLTENINQVGYQIRFEKQKNQNTKITFITEGLLLRQVSDENGLSQYDVIVLDEVHERHLYGDFLLGIMKCLIHQRDDLKLVLMSATININLFSQYFSKEEAKIIQVPGRLFPIQLLYKPITIDDLKYKNDRFNPSPYVQILNLIDQKYNNDEKGDLLIFLSGMSEITAVVDAANEYAKKKNNWIILPLHSTLSIAEQDKAFDYPPDGVRKCIVSTNIAETSITIDGIRFVADSGKVKEMSYDPTCKMQKLKEFWISKASAEQRKGRAGRTGPGVCYRIYTEEEYDGLDKYSTPEIQRVPLDSLLLSMMSMGLPDARKFPFIEPPPSQSIENSILSLKEHEALTDNEKLTCIGKTLSKLPVDITIGKMLIMGSIFHQVEPVLSLAAALSIQNPFTNRSFKDKECETSRKQLESDHGDPITLLNAYKEWLEIKKDNSHESSRGTSSNNSSKKWCKRRGLEEQRFYEMTKLRTQFKDLLKDCNLLININETNKTMTSTERTLRYGELKLLKSLKRQYKQTAPRIKKKLKIDEFNLHSNNADDDDDDGKNNEIDIKDIEFRMRNDSSQVKNLLNASTACSYKDLTMLKLILCSGLYPQFAISDEFNYSKTASEQYFHTRSKPYVALHPMSFFGNHTDVLKLEESDIVDIPGYKTKIPISCKHQLLAYLSLLETTKPYLVNTLRMPAAQTLFLFSQEIDTNSTFTMIICDSWLQLAFPIPDSGQNLLFKATKIREKWNYLLTKQLEESKQLDINKNHDIDNNISDIEDELSHDLVEFMHTSVPYTIKRLLSADLKTMYVGRGYNDEPINPNPFHDDFTSIVNQTKGGIYLTNNITYNCLMENDWSDKIHGEMMSTPWKCPDCHIESIMSSIQKLQHKKLCNNYDKKIEKKQTKIIKKPNSQEYNCIDCKKIMYLTPIEILKHKKL